Genomic DNA from Danio rerio strain Tuebingen ecotype United States chromosome 22, GRCz12tu, whole genome shotgun sequence:
ACTGGAGAAGGAGAACGAACATCAGTGCTGAATGCAGACCGCTGGGCAGAGTGAACATCTCTTCAGTGTTCTGACATCCAGTCCTGACTTGAGCCCTTTCCCGATCCCCTTTCCCTCGCTCTCCAACCTGACTTACTCTCATCATGCCTTGTGcgtcaaaataaaagcaaaaacagcAATAAATGAATCTTTCAGTAACTGTAGATATTGACTGAAAAACTGACTAAAGTTAGGTTTTAGAGTCAGTCTTTACTGACCTCCCTGACCTGATCCTACCACAACATCTCAGTCTTTCAGCTACTCCAGCCCCTCGCCTGCTCCTGCACTCAGACactgttttcttgaacatgtAAACTGCATGCAAGTAAAGCTTCACCTGTCATTCTCTCCGAAACTCCACCGTTACAGCAATAGTACAAATTATTAGTCAAAGCAGGTGAGATCAGAATCCTGATGACACCACAACTACTGTAGCACGATGTCCACAGTCCCTCTCTACCCTGCAGACCCTTCCGAATATTCTCCGCAGTGAGGGAGATCAACTGTTACTGCcagtttttttctaaatttgcAATAAACCGCAGCATAGTTCAGTATTGTCCCTCATTCTTTAGCACGTTCAAGAGCAGGTGGACAGTGTACAATCCCTTCTGCAGCGCTCCTGCTGCTAGTGCTTGTTAGCGCAGCGTGTCGTGGGTGTCATGTGTGTGATCTGCATGAGGAATGCCGTCAGTGGTGTGGTGAAACCCTTATGTTGAGGTGTTTATGAGCTGTGTGTTGCTCTTGGGGAGTTTTGCAGGTGAGCTGAGCTGTTCAGAGCTATGCTGGTAATAAACTCTGTGTGAACAGCGAGGAAGACGTGGCTTCAGCTCTGCACAGTGCTGGTCTAGAGTTGAGAAACCTATAGGCGTGAGCTGTGTAGATGAGCTGGGGGTGTTtctatggttgtgtgtgtgtgagttcctCCAGCACTGACAGGAGCAGCTCTGGTCTTCTGCAGTAATTAGGCTGCAGCTCAGGTGGACACCTCTGTCTCCTCGGGGAGCTTTCTGTGGGTTTTCAGGTTCGTGGCGGCTCCCACGGGGCAGTAGAGGCTTTATATTCCAGCGGTGTGGGAGATGGACTTCAGAAAGCCTTGAAGACTCTTCAGAAAGTTTGCACTGTTGTGTCGTCTGTACTGTCGTGTGGTCTGGACCTCTATGGACCTGTGTGTCACCATCAAAGGCGTCTCCTTCCTGCTGCAGGCTGGTCTGGGGATACTGGCCAACGCACTGGTTCTGCTGGCGTATGCCCACATCCGTCTGGCGGAGGCGCGACTGCAGCCTGTGGATGCCATCCTGTGCCACCTGGCGCTGGTGgacttgctgctgctgctgactcGCGGTGTCCCGCAGACTATGACTGTGTTTGGCATGAGGAACCTGCTGGACGACACGGGCTGTAAGGTGGTGATCTACACGTACCGTATCGCCCGAGCGCTGTCCGTCTGCATCACCTGCATGCTGAGCGTGTTCCAGGCAGTGACGGTGGCGCCCGCGGCAGGACCGCTGCTATCCGGGGTGAAGGCCCGGCTCCCACAGCTGCTCGCGCCTACATTTGCAGCACTGTGGTTCATCAATATGGCCGTCTGCATAGCTGCCCCATTCTTCTCAGTGGCCCCTCGCAACGGCACCGTCCCACCATTCACGCTCAACCTGGGCTTCTGCC
This window encodes:
- the ora1 gene encoding olfactory receptor class A-like protein 1 (The RefSeq protein has 1 substitution compared to this genomic sequence); amino-acid sequence: MDLCVTIKGVSFLLQAGLGILANALVLLAYAHIRLAEARLQPVDAILCHLALVDLLLLLTRGVPQTMTVFGMRNLLDDTGCKVVIYTYRIARALSVCITCMLSVFQAVTVAPAAGPLLSGLKARLPQLLAPTFAALWFINMAVCIAAPFFSVAPRNGTVPPFTLNLGFCHVDFHDNLSYVLNGVAVSVRDFAFVGAMLASSGFILLLLHRHRRQVRAVRRSQGSTMETRAARTVLMLVILYSVFFGIDNVIWIYMLTVAQVPPVVADMRVFFSSCYASLSPFLIISSNRKLKARMVCATSEQERQAEDGKNSSGKN